A genomic window from Quercus lobata isolate SW786 chromosome 10, ValleyOak3.0 Primary Assembly, whole genome shotgun sequence includes:
- the LOC115964486 gene encoding uncharacterized protein LOC115964486 has translation MDSTTSSLFKINVDGALSKLNSLVGIGVVIRDDAGQVVAALCKRIHTLLGPLEVEAKAFEAGLQLARDIGLQDIILEGDSLVIVRAFCGLSYPPSSIASLILGMQLFSSEFHTVNVSHVKRQGNKPAHILAKYALSIDDSIVWIEEIPCCIEQALI, from the coding sequence ATGGACTCCACCACCTCCTCCCTGTTTAAGATCAATGTGGATGGTGCCTTATCCAAACTTAATAGCTTAGTGGGAATAGGCGTAGTGATACGAGATGACGCAGGCCAAGTTGTAGCTGCGCTATGCAAACGAATTCACACACTGCTGGGTCCACTAGAAGTGGAGGCAAAAGCTTTTGAAGCTGGTCTTCAGTTAGCTAGGGACATCGGTCTTCAAGACATCATCTTAGAAGGGGATTCATTGGTGATTGTTCGTGCTTTCTGTGGTCTATCCTATCCTCCCTCATCAATAGCTTCGCTGATTCTGGGAATGCAACTATTCAGCTCTGAATTTCATACGGTTAATGTTTCACATGTAAAGAGGCAAGGGAACAAACCTGCCCACATTTTAGCAAAATATGCACTTAGCATTGATGACTCTATTGTATGGATTGAGGAGATTCCTTGTTGTATTGAACAAGCTCTCATCTAG
- the LOC115964487 gene encoding uncharacterized protein LOC115964487: MWYQQSRLNWFQAGDLNTRFFHARASSCYKKNIIAGLTDPNGIWHEEEHKIEEILIRHYKDLFYSTRPSKFIELLAAIQPKASEPMNQMLNRTFQGSEMYSALKQMYPMKSLGPDMIANKLKKVLPFIISDTQSAFLHGRLITDNILMAFEAMHHISQKKEGKKGEMALKLDISKAYNCVEWACLDKVMEKLGDPLSPSLFLIVAKGLSSLIKKSVEEGVLEGIAICRGGPKLSHLFFADDSLIFCKATVSDCDSLPRIFQVYEKAFGQQLNHAKTSLFFSTNTSREVQEEIKVRFGAQVIEQHKKYLELPSLMGRNKKTSFSDIKDKLSKKLAGWKGKLLSKAAKEALIKAVAQVIPTYTKSCYKISDSLCDNLTSMIR, translated from the exons ATGTGGTACCAGCAGTCCCGTTTGAATTGGTTTCAGGCAGGGGATCTGAATACAAGGTTTTTCCATGCTAGAGCATCATCTTGCTACAAGAAGAATATAATTGCAGGCTTAACGGATCCAAATGGTATTTGGCATGAGGAAGAACACAAAATAGAGGAGATTCTAATACGCCACTACAAGGATCTTTTCTACTCTACTCGGCCCTCTAAATTCATTGAGCTTTTAGCAGCCATTCAACCAAAAGCATCCGAACCTATGAATCAGATGCTAAACAGGACCTTTCAAGGCAGTGAAATGTATTCAGCTCTTAAACAAATGTACCCAATGAAGTCGCTGGGCCCGGATA TGATTGCTAACAAGCTCAAAAAAGTTCTGCCTTTTATCATTAGTGATACCCAAAGTGCATTTTTGCATGGAAGGTTGATTACTGATAATATCCTTATGGCTTTTGAGGCTATGCACCATATCAGTCagaaaaaggaagggaaaaagGGGGAAATGGCCTTGAAATTAGACATTAGCAAGGCTTATAACTGTGTTGAATGGGCTTGCCTTGACAAAGTTATGGAGAAGCTAG GGGATCCCTTGTCACCTTCTTTGTTCCTCATTGTGGCAAAAGGTCTATCTTCTTTGATTAAAAAATCAGTGGAGGAGGGAGTATTGGAGGGTATTGCTATTTGTCGTGGGGGGCCAAAACTTTCACACTTGTTCTTTGCTGATGATAGCCTTATCTTTTGCAAAGCTACCGTTTCAGATTGTGATTCCTTACCACGTATCTTCCAAGTGTATGAGAAGGCATTTGGTCAGCAACTTAATCATGCAAaaacttctttgttttttagcACTAATACTTCCAGGGAGGTTCAGGAGGAAATAAAGGTTAGGTTCGGAGCACAGGTTATTGAACAACATAAAAAGTACTTGGAGTTGCCTTCACTTATGGGGAGgaataaaaaaacaagttttagtGACATTAAAGATAAGCTCTCTAAGAAACTAGCTGGCTGGAAAGGAAAACTTCTTTCAAAAGCAGCCAAGGAGGCATTAATAAAAGCGGTGGCCCAAGTCATCCCCACTTACACCAAGAGTTGCTACAAGATCTCAGATTCTCTTTGTGATAATCTCACTAGTATGATTAGGtag
- the LOC115963637 gene encoding rhamnogalacturonan I rhamnosyltransferase 1-like, with product MCRIERKSCEFENNNKREMGLKAMGGVEKLRSSMSVSMSRSRMKLWMIRATTSVLLWTCIVQLTALGDLWGPRVLKGWPSCFLQDSSSSSSSSSVSSAVNNAVTVPSVPPRVLPPKRVYKNNGYLMVSCNGGLNQMRAAICDMVAIARYLNVTLIVPELDKASFWADPSEFQDIFDVDHFITSLRDEVRILKELPPRLKRKMELGKVYSMPPISWSDISYYHNQILPLIWKHKVVHLNRTDARLANNGQPLELQKLRCRVNFSALRFTSQIEELGRRVINLLRQNGPFLVLHLRYEMDMLAFSGCTQGCNNEEVEELTKMRYAYPWWKEKIINSDLKRKDGLCPLTPEETALTLRALDIDPSIQIYIAAGEIYGGERRMASLAKAYPKLVRKETLLEPSDLRFFQNHSSQMAALDYLVSLESDIFVPTYDGNMAKVVEGHRRFLGFKKTILLDRRLLVSLIDQYNSGSLSWDEFSSAVKDSHAERMGNPVKRLVIPDRPKEEDYFYANPQECLQPLDESLSLSST from the exons ATGTGTAGGATAGAGAGGAAAAGCTGTGAATTTGAGAACAACAATAAGAGAGAGATGGGGTTGAAGGCAATGGGAGGGGTTGAGAAGCTGAGGAGTTCAATGTCGGTGTCGATGTCGAGGTCGAGAATGAAGCTATGGATGATACGCGCTACGACGTCGGTTTTGCTCTGGACTTGTATTGTTCAGTTGACGGCGTTAGGGGATTTGTGGGGTCCTAGGGTTTTGAAGGGTTGGCCCTCTTGTTTTTTACAggactcttcttcttcttcttcttcttcctccgtCTCCTCCGCCGTTAACAACGCCGTTACTGTTCCGTCTGTTCCGCCGCGAGTTCTTCCACCCAAAA GGGTTTATAAGAACAATGGTTATCTGATGGTCTCATGCAATGGAGGACTCAATCAAATGAGAGCAGCG ATTTGTGACATGGTTGCTATTGCAAGATATTTAAACGTCACCCTAATAGTACCTGAGTTGGATAAAGCCTCCTTTTGGGCTGATCCCAG TGAGTTCCAAGACATATTTGATGTGGATCATTTCATTACGTCCCTGAGAGATGAGGTTCGAATATTGAAAGAATTGCCTCCTCGGCTCAAGAGGAAAATGGAACTAGGGAAAGTTTATTCCATGCCCCCAATCAGTTGGTCTGACATATCTTACTATCATAATCAG ATTCTTCCTCTGATATGGAAGCACAAAGTTGTACATCTGAATAGAACTGATGCTCGACTTGCCAATAATGGTCAACCTTTGGAGCTTCAGAAACTGCGCTGCAGAGTAAATTTTAGTGCTCTGAGATTTACTTCTCAGATAGAGGAGTTGGGTAGAAGGGTTATCAATCTCTTAAGGCAAAATGGCCCTTTCCTAGTACTTCATCTTAGATATGAAATGGACATGTTGGCATTTTCTGGGTGCACTCAAGGTTGCAACAATGAGGAGGTGGAGGAGTTGACTAAAATGAG GTATGCTTATCCATggtggaaagaaaaaataataaattctgaCTTGAAGAGGAAAGATGGTTTGTGCCCTTTGACACCTGAGGAAACTGCTCTTACACTGAGGGCGCTGGACATTGATCCTAGTATCCAGATTTATATAGCAGCTGGTGAGATATATGGTGGAGAAAGGAGAATGGCAAGTCTTGCAAAGGCTTACCCAAAATTG GTCAGGAAGGAGACCCTGTTGGAACCATCTGACCTTAGGTTTTTCCAGAATCACTCATCGCAGATGGCTGCATTAGATTATCTGGTGTCACTGGAGAGCGATATTTTTGTTCCCACATATGATGGAAACATGGCCAAAGTTGTTGAAGGCCATCGGAG ATTTCTTGGGTTCAAGAAGACGATTCTGTTGGATAGAAGACTGCTGGTCAGTTTGATAGACCAGTACAATAGTGGATCACTGAGTTGGGATGAGTTCTCATCAGCAGTGAAGGATTCTCATGCAGAACGCATGGGAAACCCAGTGAAAAGGTTGGTGATCCCAGACAGGCCTAAAGAAGAGGATTATTTTTATGCCAACCCACAAGAGTGTTTGCAGCCATTAGACGAATCATTGTCATTGAGTAGTACGTGA